CCTATCTGTGAATGTGAATCTCTTGCATCATATCCCACAACCAATTTTTTTGCATTTAAGAAGAATGCATATACCTGTGCATAGAAACCAGCGCTTGCATATCCTAAATCCTTAAACGCAATCCCTCTCAATCCTGAGACAGAAAAAATTCTTGGCATGAATTATTATATAAAAAAAATAAAAAATGTCAATTAAACAGATTGAGAATCAGGAGGAAGGATGGTTGGCGGTGGTATTACAAGATTTATATCTTCCAATTTTACATTACCCTGTTTACTTACCCTCAGAATTATTGCCTGATACGGTTTGAATTGTAAATTTATTTCGTTTCGGTGCCCTGCATAATTTATTACAATTTTTATATTCATATCGGTTTCACAGAAAGATTGCCCGTAACGCATTGGATAGGTTATTGACCTTGTCATTGGATGGCTGAAGAAAAGTATGAGTTCATCATCCACTTGCCGACACCAGAATTCAGGTATAAAAGATCCCTCAATCAATGGTGGTTTTTGTGCGGTCTTCTGTAATATCCCGCTCACACTTTTCTGAGAAAAGAGTTCTCTGAGAAGGTCGTCATATCTTTTATCTTTGTTAAAACCAGGCTGGCTCGGTTTTTTTATGATACATATCGGACAACCCATTTTTGCAAGTTTTATTAAATTTTGTAATGCCTTAATATCAAGCCAGTCAAGTTCAATATACAAAAAGTCAAAATCCATTCGTCCGATTTTCAGACGGCCATCAGTATATTCTGAATTTTCAAGGAAATGATTGGTCACCCATATTGGTCTGAATCCTCTTAAATCTTCAGGAAATTTTACATACTGCAATTCCCAGTGGTAACGGGCGCTCGGACGCTGTAGTTCCTCAGGCAGTTCATTCTGTATCCATGTATCTTCAAGGGGTAGGTAGACTGCAACCGGACCATAAGGCTTTCCTGAACGCATCAAATTACTCACCTTTTCAAGATATTGATTGAAATCAGGAAGTTCTTTTACAAAATTGCAATTCGGTCCGGTATGGACTGTAGCATAAAACCGATTTTTGCCACCAGGTGGGTTATAAGGCATCCCGTGCCAGACAATGAAATTTATTCCGTTGGCAAAAAGCGCATCAGCAAGGAGTTTCAAATCCGCAATCTGCTCTTTTTCCTGATATGGACCGGGACCAGGATAAGGTAGCCAGCCATAGATACAGGTAAATGCTTCAGCCGAGACTATATCTTTACCGCTCAATGCACCGGCTGAGGCAGGAATCTGGGAAAAGTGGGGGTCAAATAGCAATGACTCACTCTCGGGCACATCCACGACTGAATACGCTGCAAGTAGATCGGCCGGTGCACCATGACATTGGACACGGGAGACACAATCGAGTCTGTGGCATATTTCGGTAAATGGTAAGTAAAATTCATTGATAACCAATCGGGAAATGAGTTTGCGATAATCATAACGCACCGATTGTCTTTTGCTCAAATCCCTGATATACAATCTTATATCGTAACCAAATTCATCCATAAACAAATTTTCAAATCCATCAGTCCATAACAATTCGGTATCCACTTCCCAGGAATCACAGAATAATGCCGAAGGGCTTATTTTTAATGCGGGCTCAAGTGCCCTGCCCATTTTTTCGGCGTACCTTTCAAGGGCATAGTGGTCAAGATGGTTCAAGATGAAACCCTGTTTTGAATGGGCAATCTCCCAGGATTTTTCCAGACGCTGGGGAGATAGTCCATAAAAATTCTTTGCCGCATCCTTTTCATCAATAAATGAACCACCAAAGGGCCATGAAGTTCCAAAGGTAAAATCGCAACCCAGACCAATATTTGTAGCATATTCTTTGGCAAAGGCGACGACCCTACTCCATTCTTCAGAGAGCCATTCTGGTCCGGGCTCAGAATTGGGCAGGGGATACATAAAAGCGATTTCCACACCACCGAAGTTATTTTTCTTACACCAGTCAAGTTGATATTTGACTACTTCTGGCTCAATCTTTCCAGAAAACCACCACCAGCGGACATAGGGTTTGGAATTTTTGTAAACTTCTTTTACCGCGCTCATCAAAACTTATTATACACCTATTTATCCTGGTGTCAAGGAAAATACCTCTTACTTTTCCTCTCCTATATATTTTTATTATCTTCTAAACTGACTATTGATTTGTAATCAAAAATGATTACAATTGTTATCAAAAAAGGTGTCAAGATATGGATCCTGTAAAGAAGATTTTGGGTAATCTCAGTGTGTAAGATTTCTTAAATAATCAACATGGATAATCCAAAAATATTTTTGATTGGAGACGATAATGACTTACGATGAATTTATTGCGGCTTATCTTGCCAAGGGCTTGATAAAGAAACAAAAAGCAGATTTAAAGGAAGTGGTGAAGGTTCTTAAAAGAGCCCGAATTGACTTGAAAATTGCAAAGGTTAATATCGAGATTGATGAAGGCATCGTCTATTCGGTTGCATATCTTGCTATGCTTAGAGCGGGGCGGGCATTGATGTTATTCAAAGGATTCCGTCCTGACGATGGCAATCAACATAAGACTGTAGTGGAGTTTACTGCATATTATTTTGGGTAATAAATTTAAGACGCTCGTTGCACATTTTGACCGAATGAGGCGCAAGCGTAATATATTTATGTACGATATTGAAGTATCCATATCTGGCTCAGAGGCGAATACAGTTTTTGAGACAGCGGTAGAATTCGTTAATCTGATAGAAAAAAAGATTAAAGAAGAACAACCACAAATAGAACTTGAATTTTAGTTAAAATTATCAAATTGAGATAAACATCTCGCCCGTTTTGTCCGCAAGAAAGAGTGGCGGACTTTTCAGTTCAGGGCGGGACACCCTGCGGACTAACTACTTTTAAAATGGAGAATGCATACATCCCATTCACTTCAATAGTTTTTTTGATAAATCATTACGCCAATGGCATAATGACGGAATAGTGTATTCTGTAGAGACCGGTAAACCAAATTCCATTATTCCAGAATTCTGGAATAATGGAATGGTAGAATAAGGCGTCGGGTGATAATAGATAATGATGCAGTTTTGAATTATCTCTTCAGAAAAGGATATTGGAATTCAGAATTGCACAATTGTGCAATTGTCAAATTGTCAAACGGCAATATCGTTGGGCAATTTTCACCGCCGGCAGGTTACTTTGGGGACTGGATAAATAAAGAAAGAAAATAAAAAAAACGCCCACGCCTTCAGGCGTGGGCGTTAAATCAAGAAGTGACATGCTAAGATGGATTCAAAATCTTATCTTTATTGAATCCGATTTTAGATACAATGTTTTTAATCTTTCCTTTTTTCTCCAGTTCTTCTTCTGCAGACTTAACTAATAGCGTCATAGGCAATTCTGATAGTCTTCGCTCGGCAAACTCTACCAGTGCCCTCAAAACAGCATTTTTTATCTCACCGCCAGTTAAATCAAATCTGTAACCCAGTTCTTCAAAATGCACATCTTTCGCAAGGGGAATTTTAGCCGGTATCAATACTCTCCATATCTTACTCCGCTCTACGGGAGCTGGGTTTTCAAATTTTACTTTAAAGATTATTCTTCTCTCAAATGCCTCATCAATTGCAAACTCGCGATTTGTGGTTAATATTACAACCCCTTCAAATCGTTCTAATTTTTGCATCAGAATGTTGGTCATAAAGTTATGCATCCGGTCAGTGGAAAATGTCTCCGTCATTCTTTGGCCAAATAAGGCATCGGCCTCATCAAATACAAGTACACAATTAAATATCTTGGCTTCTTCAAATACATAGTCAACCGCTTTTTCTGAATCACCCACCCAGCGGGAAAGAATACTGGAGTATTGCACGATGCCAATCTTTTTCTTTAGTTCATAAGCAATTGCCTCACAGGTTGCCGTCTTTCCTGTTCCTGGTGGTCCGTAAAAAAGCATGGACACACCTCTGCCGTATTTTATTGTTGAATCCAAGCCCCACTTCTTGGTTAACTCTTTTAATAAATATGCCTGTTTCAATGCCCTTTTTATTGCCTCCTTTTTTTCCAGAGGAAGGACGATTTTGTCAAAAGATAGTAGTGGTTTACGAATTGTTAGTAAGTTTGCTTCTAATTTTTTTTCTTCATTTTTTGGAACATTTTTCTTTTTTGCCACAACGAAGTATTCAAAAATTTTTTGTAAATATGTTGGTTCTAATTTCACATAACAGTTTAAGGGAAATGCATACCTCTCATCCTGTTCAACAATTATAAGCTTTTTACTTTCAAGGTTTTGAAAAATTGTATATTTTTCCAGAAAATATTCTGGTTCAATGTCAAGTAAACTGAGAATATCATAAATGGTAGTTT
This is a stretch of genomic DNA from candidate division WOR-3 bacterium. It encodes these proteins:
- a CDS encoding glycosyl hydrolase, with amino-acid sequence MSAVKEVYKNSKPYVRWWWFSGKIEPEVVKYQLDWCKKNNFGGVEIAFMYPLPNSEPGPEWLSEEWSRVVAFAKEYATNIGLGCDFTFGTSWPFGGSFIDEKDAAKNFYGLSPQRLEKSWEIAHSKQGFILNHLDHYALERYAEKMGRALEPALKISPSALFCDSWEVDTELLWTDGFENLFMDEFGYDIRLYIRDLSKRQSVRYDYRKLISRLVINEFYLPFTEICHRLDCVSRVQCHGAPADLLAAYSVVDVPESESLLFDPHFSQIPASAGALSGKDIVSAEAFTCIYGWLPYPGPGPYQEKEQIADLKLLADALFANGINFIVWHGMPYNPPGGKNRFYATVHTGPNCNFVKELPDFNQYLEKVSNLMRSGKPYGPVAVYLPLEDTWIQNELPEELQRPSARYHWELQYVKFPEDLRGFRPIWVTNHFLENSEYTDGRLKIGRMDFDFLYIELDWLDIKALQNLIKLAKMGCPICIIKKPSQPGFNKDKRYDDLLRELFSQKSVSGILQKTAQKPPLIEGSFIPEFWCRQVDDELILFFSHPMTRSITYPMRYGQSFCETDMNIKIVINYAGHRNEINLQFKPYQAIILRVSKQGNVKLEDINLVIPPPTILPPDSQSV
- a CDS encoding ATP-binding protein, with protein sequence MDKNIKVEFLRAGLQYYRLCTERLRKKMDLVNHLSWSAEDYEEVKLAVCEINSEIRRAEEELEGIFEIAKKSDMQIPFEETAQKFSLKKEEKYVLIILFFRQFSEKYCETTIYDILSLLDIEPEYFLEKYTIFQNLESKKLIIVEQDERYAFPLNCYVKLEPTYLQKIFEYFVVAKKKNVPKNEEKKLEANLLTIRKPLLSFDKIVLPLEKKEAIKRALKQAYLLKELTKKWGLDSTIKYGRGVSMLFYGPPGTGKTATCEAIAYELKKKIGIVQYSSILSRWVGDSEKAVDYVFEEAKIFNCVLVFDEADALFGQRMTETFSTDRMHNFMTNILMQKLERFEGVVILTTNREFAIDEAFERRIIFKVKFENPAPVERSKIWRVLIPAKIPLAKDVHFEELGYRFDLTGGEIKNAVLRALVEFAERRLSELPMTLLVKSAEEELEKKGKIKNIVSKIGFNKDKILNPS